A stretch of the Vicinamibacteria bacterium genome encodes the following:
- a CDS encoding S8 family serine peptidase, translated as MAAKRRKSVRPSRASHLKKLDTLLHTTRSVGLLAREELVSVIVDCTARRKVSPKIDAWGGGCSGIAGTENTIVARVPRGKLAALARMKDVRYVEASTRLKLHCDRAHVSSGLVRGNSRTVSETGAGVLVGVVDTGIDVKHPAFRSNGKTRIVDYLDQFTDRELDASAIDAGAADDVTDPVGHGTHAAGIAAGNGAGSPGRRLKGVAPEADLAIVKTTLESADILRGIAHVFDLAGKRGQPCVVNCSFGGHFGGHDGTTIVERTIDELSGPGKIVVVSAGNEGVDPIHAHTRLRGDGASPARWEAAFHLKPRMVDTGGGSQELGVLGLQVWHQREDALRIALHAPGGQIVEAPEEGLSELDFDSFFVSVSRQVHPYSGDPFVTFQLFAAAQTAWLTGWRLVVEEVSPGSAKVGAVHAWIGDGAEGNFVTGATFEYLVGMPATAYSAVAVASYVTRNEWSSRDPAHPTVRLEALQLESLSEFSSRGPTRDGQNKPEVTAPGEWLLAPLSSAAPPGELPLFTRVSDIDYAALRGTSMSAPYVTGALALLLEKDGTIDWAEAKRRIMKSTRQDENTGVCWNRDWGYGKLDVARLLSVEP; from the coding sequence ATGGCCGCAAAGCGCAGGAAGAGCGTCCGTCCTTCGCGCGCGAGTCACCTGAAAAAGCTCGACACCCTGCTGCACACCACGAGGTCCGTCGGCTTGCTCGCGCGTGAGGAGCTCGTATCGGTCATCGTCGACTGCACCGCTCGGCGAAAAGTCTCGCCAAAGATCGACGCCTGGGGTGGTGGGTGTTCGGGGATCGCTGGCACGGAAAACACGATCGTGGCCCGAGTGCCACGGGGAAAGCTCGCGGCTCTCGCCCGAATGAAAGACGTCCGCTACGTCGAGGCCAGCACGCGTCTCAAGCTTCATTGCGATCGCGCTCATGTTTCGTCCGGACTCGTGCGGGGAAATTCCCGAACGGTCTCAGAGACCGGAGCGGGGGTTCTCGTCGGCGTCGTGGACACGGGTATCGACGTGAAACACCCGGCGTTCCGCAGCAATGGAAAGACCCGCATCGTCGACTATCTCGATCAGTTCACCGACCGGGAGCTCGATGCGTCCGCGATCGATGCCGGGGCGGCCGACGACGTCACCGACCCGGTCGGCCACGGTACGCACGCGGCGGGGATCGCCGCGGGAAACGGCGCCGGCTCGCCCGGCCGAAGGCTTAAGGGCGTCGCTCCCGAAGCCGATCTCGCCATCGTGAAGACGACGCTCGAGAGCGCGGATATCCTTCGAGGCATCGCGCACGTCTTCGATCTCGCGGGGAAGCGGGGCCAGCCCTGCGTCGTCAACTGCAGCTTCGGTGGACATTTCGGCGGGCACGACGGCACCACCATCGTCGAAAGGACCATCGATGAGCTCTCGGGGCCGGGCAAGATCGTGGTCGTCTCGGCGGGCAACGAAGGAGTCGACCCCATCCACGCCCACACCCGTCTTCGGGGCGATGGCGCGAGTCCGGCTCGGTGGGAGGCGGCGTTTCATCTCAAGCCGCGGATGGTGGACACCGGAGGCGGATCGCAAGAGCTCGGTGTGCTCGGGCTCCAGGTGTGGCACCAGCGCGAGGACGCTCTTCGCATCGCGCTCCATGCCCCGGGGGGACAGATCGTGGAGGCCCCCGAGGAGGGCCTGTCCGAGCTCGACTTTGATTCGTTCTTCGTGAGCGTCTCGCGGCAAGTCCATCCCTACAGTGGGGACCCCTTCGTCACCTTCCAGCTCTTCGCGGCGGCTCAGACCGCCTGGCTCACGGGTTGGCGTCTCGTCGTCGAAGAGGTGTCGCCGGGAAGCGCGAAGGTGGGCGCCGTGCACGCCTGGATCGGAGACGGCGCCGAGGGAAACTTCGTCACCGGCGCGACGTTCGAGTACCTCGTGGGCATGCCGGCGACGGCCTATTCCGCCGTGGCCGTCGCCTCGTACGTCACGCGGAACGAGTGGAGCTCGCGGGATCCCGCTCACCCGACGGTGCGCCTCGAAGCGCTTCAGCTGGAGTCGCTTTCCGAGTTCAGCAGCCGCGGACCCACACGCGACGGGCAGAACAAGCCCGAGGTCACCGCTCCCGGCGAGTGGCTGCTCGCTCCCCTGTCGAGCGCGGCTCCGCCCGGCGAGCTACCGCTCTTCACGCGAGTTTCGGATATCGACTACGCCGCCCTCAGGGGTACGAGCATGTCGGCGCCCTACGTCACCGGAGCGCTGGCGCTTCTGCTGGAAAAAGACGGAACGATCGACTGGGCGGAGGCCAAGAGGCGCATCATGAAATCGACCCGCCAGGACGAGAACACCGGGGTCTGCTGGAATCGAGACTGGGGCTATGGCAAGCTCGACGTGGCGCGGCTGCTTTCGGTCGAGCCGTGA